A section of the Alligator mississippiensis isolate rAllMis1 chromosome 8, rAllMis1, whole genome shotgun sequence genome encodes:
- the CCNB3 gene encoding G2/mitotic-specific cyclin-B3 isoform X2 produces the protein MPMPRSTKTVGSKQPRPGKAVPAVENGRSEKEENSQAKRSPSSPQGAPKKRSAFGDITNAHKNQVVVGKKEAVKAGPKKAQKGTATLGVLKNNEINLKKSMRKTPPAEAHAELKPTPKNDAVQEKPALVQVPVVEDIDKYQLEDPYANAVYAKEIFDYMRGREEKFLLVDYMKKQPDISWDMRAILVDWMVEVQENFELTHETLYLAVKLVDHYLVEVVSMRDKLQLIGSTAILIASKFEERCPPCVDDFLYICDDAYKREELIAMEISILQTLKFDINIPIPYRFLRRFAKCAHTNIETLTLARFICEMTLQEYDYIQESASKLAASCLLLALKMKNLGGWSPTLEYYSGYTSQELHPLVKRLNFLLTYQPFDKLKAVRTKYSHRVFFEVAKSMPMDMLKLEEALKS, from the exons ATGCCAATGCCACGCAGTACCAAGACTGTGGGCAGTAAACAGCCCCGGCCTGGCAAAGCTGTACCAGCGGTGGAGAATGGCAGATCTGAGAAG GAGGAGAACAGTCAAGCAAAGCGGTCCCCATCCTCACCTCAGGGTGCGCCCAAGAAGAGGTCGGCATTCGGAGACATCACGAAT GCTCATAAGAACCAGGTTGTCGTGGGAAAGAAGGAGGCTGTGAAGGCAGGTCCCAAGAAGGCACAGAAGGGCACTGCTACGCTTGGGGTCCTGAAAAACAATGAGATCAACTTGAAAAA GTCGATGAGGAAAACTCCCCCAGCAGAGGCACACGCTGAACTCAAACCCACCCCCAAGAATGATGCTGTACAGGAGAAGCCAGCACTGGTGCAG gtgCCAGTAGTAGAGGACATTGACAAGTACCAGCTGGAGGACCCGTATGCCAATGCTGTGTATGCCAAGGAGATCTTTGATTACATGAGAGGGAGAGAG GAGAAGTTTTTGCTTGTGGACTACATGAAGAAGCAGCCTGACATCAGCTGGGACATGAGAGCAATCCTGGTGGACTGGATGGTGGAGGTGCAG GAGAACTTTGAGCTGACCCATGAGACGCTATACCTGGCAGTGAAGCTGGTGGACCACTACCTGGTGGAGGTGGTCAGCATGAGAGACAAGCTACAGCTCATTGGTTCCACAGCCATCCTTATTGCTTCCAAATTTGAG gagcgcTGCCCCCCATGCGTGGATGACTTCCTCTACATCTGTGATGATGCCTACAAGCGGGAGGAGCTGATTGCCATGGAGATAAGCATCCTCCAGACCCTGAAGTTCGACATCAACATTCCTATCCCATATCGCTTCCTGCGACGGTTTGCCAAG TGTGCTCATACCAACATAGAGACGCTGACTCTGGCACGCTTCATCTGCGAGATGACTCTGCAGGAGTACGACTACATCCAGGAGAGCGCCTCCAAGTTGGCTGCCAGCTGCTTGCTTTTGGCACTCAAGATGAAGAACCTTGGTGGATGG AGCCCTACCCTGGAATATTACAGTGGCTACACATCTCAAGAGCTGCATCCCCTGGTGAAGAGGCTGAACTTCCTGCTGACCTATCAGCCTTTTGACAAGCTCAAGGCTGTGCGCACCAAGTACTCCCACCG GGTCTTCTTTGAAGTTGCTAAGAGTATGCCCATGGACATGCTGAAGCTGGAGGAAGCTCTGAAGAGCTAG
- the CCNB3 gene encoding G2/mitotic-specific cyclin-B3 isoform X1, protein MSLAEQPQRAPGASGGSRSCAQRQREKMPMPRSTKTVGSKQPRPGKAVPAVENGRSEKEENSQAKRSPSSPQGAPKKRSAFGDITNAHKNQVVVGKKEAVKAGPKKAQKGTATLGVLKNNEINLKKSMRKTPPAEAHAELKPTPKNDAVQEKPALVQVPVVEDIDKYQLEDPYANAVYAKEIFDYMRGREEKFLLVDYMKKQPDISWDMRAILVDWMVEVQENFELTHETLYLAVKLVDHYLVEVVSMRDKLQLIGSTAILIASKFEERCPPCVDDFLYICDDAYKREELIAMEISILQTLKFDINIPIPYRFLRRFAKCAHTNIETLTLARFICEMTLQEYDYIQESASKLAASCLLLALKMKNLGGWSPTLEYYSGYTSQELHPLVKRLNFLLTYQPFDKLKAVRTKYSHRVFFEVAKSMPMDMLKLEEALKS, encoded by the exons ATGAGCCTGGCTGAGCAGCCCCAAAGGGCCCCAGGAGCGTCGGGGGGGAGCCGCAG CTGTGCTCAGAGGCAAAGAGAAAAGATGCCAATGCCACGCAGTACCAAGACTGTGGGCAGTAAACAGCCCCGGCCTGGCAAAGCTGTACCAGCGGTGGAGAATGGCAGATCTGAGAAG GAGGAGAACAGTCAAGCAAAGCGGTCCCCATCCTCACCTCAGGGTGCGCCCAAGAAGAGGTCGGCATTCGGAGACATCACGAAT GCTCATAAGAACCAGGTTGTCGTGGGAAAGAAGGAGGCTGTGAAGGCAGGTCCCAAGAAGGCACAGAAGGGCACTGCTACGCTTGGGGTCCTGAAAAACAATGAGATCAACTTGAAAAA GTCGATGAGGAAAACTCCCCCAGCAGAGGCACACGCTGAACTCAAACCCACCCCCAAGAATGATGCTGTACAGGAGAAGCCAGCACTGGTGCAG gtgCCAGTAGTAGAGGACATTGACAAGTACCAGCTGGAGGACCCGTATGCCAATGCTGTGTATGCCAAGGAGATCTTTGATTACATGAGAGGGAGAGAG GAGAAGTTTTTGCTTGTGGACTACATGAAGAAGCAGCCTGACATCAGCTGGGACATGAGAGCAATCCTGGTGGACTGGATGGTGGAGGTGCAG GAGAACTTTGAGCTGACCCATGAGACGCTATACCTGGCAGTGAAGCTGGTGGACCACTACCTGGTGGAGGTGGTCAGCATGAGAGACAAGCTACAGCTCATTGGTTCCACAGCCATCCTTATTGCTTCCAAATTTGAG gagcgcTGCCCCCCATGCGTGGATGACTTCCTCTACATCTGTGATGATGCCTACAAGCGGGAGGAGCTGATTGCCATGGAGATAAGCATCCTCCAGACCCTGAAGTTCGACATCAACATTCCTATCCCATATCGCTTCCTGCGACGGTTTGCCAAG TGTGCTCATACCAACATAGAGACGCTGACTCTGGCACGCTTCATCTGCGAGATGACTCTGCAGGAGTACGACTACATCCAGGAGAGCGCCTCCAAGTTGGCTGCCAGCTGCTTGCTTTTGGCACTCAAGATGAAGAACCTTGGTGGATGG AGCCCTACCCTGGAATATTACAGTGGCTACACATCTCAAGAGCTGCATCCCCTGGTGAAGAGGCTGAACTTCCTGCTGACCTATCAGCCTTTTGACAAGCTCAAGGCTGTGCGCACCAAGTACTCCCACCG GGTCTTCTTTGAAGTTGCTAAGAGTATGCCCATGGACATGCTGAAGCTGGAGGAAGCTCTGAAGAGCTAG